In Sphingomonas psychrotolerans, the following proteins share a genomic window:
- a CDS encoding flagellar hook assembly protein FlgD yields the protein MTTVTTTASTTTDTKAAAASSKLNADFDMFLKLLTTQMQNQDPLDPMDTAQYTQQLVQYSQVEQSIEQTSTLKSLLAAFGTQNLMQASAMIGAQVETNSPVSGLSAATPAQWTWSAPRNVASMTATIKDEKGKIIDTFPIDATGAAGAFTWDGTTKAGKKVEPGLYKLELAGKDASGTAVTATAHAYGKVSDVELSNGVVQVTINGNKVPTGDLLRIG from the coding sequence ATGACCACCGTGACCACCACTGCGTCGACCACGACCGACACAAAGGCCGCCGCCGCTTCGTCGAAGCTCAACGCCGATTTCGACATGTTCCTCAAGCTGCTCACCACGCAGATGCAGAACCAGGATCCGCTCGATCCGATGGACACCGCGCAATACACCCAGCAGCTGGTGCAATATTCGCAGGTCGAGCAGTCGATCGAGCAGACCTCGACACTCAAGTCGCTGCTCGCCGCGTTCGGCACCCAGAATTTGATGCAGGCCTCCGCGATGATCGGCGCGCAGGTCGAAACCAACTCGCCCGTTTCGGGCCTCAGCGCAGCCACCCCGGCGCAGTGGACCTGGTCGGCACCGCGCAATGTCGCGTCGATGACCGCGACGATCAAGGACGAGAAGGGCAAGATCATCGACACCTTCCCGATCGACGCGACCGGCGCCGCCGGCGCCTTCACCTGGGACGGCACTACCAAGGCCGGCAAGAAGGTCGAACCGGGCCTCTACAAGCTCGAGCTCGCCGGCAAGGACGCGTCGGGCACCGCAGTGACCGCGACCGCCCACGCTTATGGCAAGGTCAGCGACGTCGAATTGTCGAACGGTGTCGTCCAGGTCACCATCAACGGGAACAAGGTCCCGACTGGCGATCTGCTGCGCATCGGCTGA
- a CDS encoding flagellar hook-length control protein FliK, with the protein MQINPFGFPLGAGMQSAPANGAVSLGFVDALGLALDGGAAQQPMALKASVTPPANFGPKLAQTLLEQAQLAAPAQPMPAPGILPGLQQPTSLSELMATAARLPVAEPAPAAAIDTVMVELPVVAAETDPSAVAPEITTPAPTPLAAAPPTTAAPAPAPIAPATTTPAAPAPVAAPAVPIQGDIELQPDGDTPPNAPATAAPAENPPSSKPQKTVRSRAAAAEADPVTLIDANPAVPTAALAINAVPQPILPQQATPREASTSAPGGSTVSKTGKVAALAAPGQDAAQAAPGTGTGTADFARAVAMKSDSTGSQSNPDGQPQPEIMPAATARVEAAAPILPQPAVGSAPVDPARATAPVSAEPVIEARAGHLGHSLGVEIARKVELGEETLRIRLNPVELGRIEVTLAFDDKGSLQATVRTDSAQAMDLLRQDAPDLARTLDQAGVRTDAQSFRFENRGGDGGGQQAQQQQSQNRGRFASSDDDAALAEPIYRPVRSDGQVDLLA; encoded by the coding sequence ATGCAGATCAACCCCTTCGGCTTTCCGCTTGGCGCGGGGATGCAATCCGCGCCGGCAAATGGCGCCGTGAGCCTCGGTTTCGTCGATGCGCTCGGGCTCGCCCTCGACGGCGGTGCTGCGCAGCAGCCGATGGCCCTCAAGGCCTCGGTCACGCCGCCTGCGAATTTCGGTCCGAAGCTGGCGCAGACTTTGCTCGAACAGGCCCAGCTCGCGGCACCGGCCCAGCCGATGCCGGCGCCCGGCATATTGCCCGGCCTCCAGCAGCCGACTTCGCTTTCCGAGCTGATGGCCACCGCGGCCAGGCTGCCCGTCGCTGAACCGGCGCCGGCTGCCGCGATCGATACAGTCATGGTCGAGCTGCCCGTTGTCGCAGCCGAGACCGATCCGAGTGCGGTCGCGCCCGAAATTACCACGCCCGCCCCCACGCCGCTTGCGGCGGCGCCCCCCACCACCGCCGCGCCGGCCCCGGCGCCAATCGCACCCGCGACCACGACGCCTGCCGCGCCGGCGCCTGTGGCAGCGCCGGCAGTCCCGATCCAGGGCGATATCGAACTGCAGCCTGACGGCGATACCCCGCCGAACGCGCCGGCGACCGCTGCGCCTGCGGAGAACCCACCGTCGTCAAAGCCGCAAAAGACGGTGCGCAGTCGCGCTGCTGCGGCGGAGGCGGATCCCGTGACGCTGATCGATGCCAATCCGGCAGTCCCGACGGCGGCGCTCGCGATCAACGCCGTGCCGCAGCCGATCCTTCCGCAGCAGGCCACACCGCGCGAAGCTTCGACAAGCGCGCCTGGCGGGTCCACCGTATCGAAAACCGGCAAGGTCGCCGCCTTGGCCGCGCCGGGGCAGGATGCCGCGCAAGCTGCACCCGGCACCGGCACCGGCACCGCGGACTTCGCGCGCGCCGTCGCGATGAAGAGCGATTCCACCGGTTCGCAGTCGAACCCCGACGGCCAGCCGCAGCCCGAAATCATGCCCGCGGCTACCGCCAGGGTCGAGGCAGCCGCACCGATCCTGCCGCAGCCTGCCGTTGGCTCAGCCCCCGTCGATCCGGCCCGCGCAACGGCCCCCGTCTCCGCTGAGCCGGTAATCGAGGCCCGCGCCGGGCATCTCGGCCATTCGCTTGGCGTCGAGATTGCGCGGAAGGTGGAACTGGGCGAGGAAACGCTGCGCATCCGCCTCAATCCTGTCGAACTCGGCCGGATCGAAGTGACTCTCGCCTTTGACGACAAGGGCAGTCTGCAAGCGACCGTCCGCACCGATAGCGCGCAGGCGATGGACCTGCTGCGTCAGGATGCACCCGATCTCGCGCGCACGCTCGACCAGGCCGGCGTCCGCACCGACGCGCAGAGCTTCCGCTTCGAGAATCGCGGCGGCGACGGTGGCGGTCAGCAGGCCCAGCAGCAGCAATCGCAAAATCGCGGCCGGTTCGCATCGTCCGATGACGACGCAGCCCTCGCCGAACCCATTTATCGCCCGGTCCGCAGCGACGGACAGGTCGACCTTCTCGCCTGA